One Turneriella parva DSM 21527 genomic region harbors:
- a CDS encoding M23 family metallopeptidase gives MALRKNSEDQRARRVRLDTRAFTLAVIPAHGGFKREWRIAYSAVFFLLAALLTVAALIAFSLWQRAPLEEDKRVSAELASAWLARWEILENGKYRITENLDELQKIGDDYYRTIFGAKPDLGEIEQTDSTMQQSAKILPLMSVMRIITAREEAYASMPLGIAVRSNQITSLYGRRVDPFGLETNFHTGIDFAGGVGAPIYATADGVIASAADEGTSGLGKNVRILHKFGLITVYAHMNDISVRKDQKVKRGDLIGFVGTTGRSTGPHLHYEVRVRSLEPDNYYELTYNPMPFIREKL, from the coding sequence ATGGCTTTGCGTAAGAATTCTGAAGACCAGCGCGCACGCAGAGTGCGCCTTGATACGCGTGCTTTTACCCTGGCAGTCATACCGGCGCATGGCGGCTTCAAGCGCGAATGGCGCATCGCCTACTCTGCCGTCTTTTTTCTGCTCGCTGCGCTTCTGACCGTCGCCGCACTGATCGCTTTTTCTCTGTGGCAACGAGCACCGTTAGAAGAAGATAAACGCGTTTCGGCAGAGCTTGCCTCGGCGTGGCTCGCACGGTGGGAGATTCTCGAAAACGGCAAATACCGCATTACCGAGAACCTCGACGAACTGCAAAAAATCGGCGACGACTATTACCGCACGATCTTCGGGGCAAAACCCGACCTCGGCGAAATTGAGCAGACCGATTCGACCATGCAGCAGAGCGCGAAAATTCTGCCGCTGATGAGCGTCATGCGCATCATCACCGCGCGTGAAGAAGCCTACGCGAGCATGCCGCTCGGCATCGCCGTGCGCTCGAACCAGATCACTTCTCTCTATGGCCGGCGGGTCGACCCCTTTGGCCTCGAGACAAACTTTCACACCGGTATCGACTTCGCCGGCGGTGTGGGAGCTCCCATTTACGCGACGGCCGACGGTGTGATTGCTTCTGCCGCCGACGAAGGTACGAGCGGGCTCGGCAAAAATGTGCGTATTCTGCACAAGTTTGGCCTCATCACGGTCTATGCGCACATGAACGACATCTCGGTGCGCAAAGACCAGAAAGTCAAGCGGGGTGACCTGATCGGCTTTGTCGGCACTACCGGTCGTTCTACGGGGCCTCACCTGCATTATGAGGTGCGCGTGCGCAGCCTTGAACCCGACAATTATTACGAGCTGACGTACAATCCGATGCCGTTTATCCGAGAAAAGTTATGA
- a CDS encoding phasin-related domain-containing protein → MEELLKKIVNLGIGAAKGLEDNLQTAFKAAEQGINELISKGDSSGEAGSTQVKKFVNDLLVSVKDYEAKAREMSDNLTLALREFQSSGKGRVEDLQKRIDEITQSIKARMPGQG, encoded by the coding sequence ATGGAAGAACTACTCAAGAAAATCGTCAATCTCGGTATTGGCGCCGCCAAGGGACTCGAAGACAATTTGCAGACCGCATTCAAAGCCGCTGAACAGGGCATCAACGAACTGATCTCGAAGGGCGATTCGTCGGGCGAAGCCGGTTCTACGCAGGTGAAAAAATTTGTGAACGACCTGCTGGTATCGGTAAAAGACTACGAGGCCAAGGCACGCGAAATGTCAGACAACCTGACGCTGGCGCTGAGAGAGTTTCAGTCATCGGGAAAAGGCAGGGTTGAAGATTTACAGAAAAGAATCGACGAGATTACCCAAAGTATCAAGGCACGAATGCCTGGCCAGGGTTAA
- a CDS encoding P-II family nitrogen regulator, which produces MKLITAMIQPHRLQDVKDALFKANVTKMTVSNALGCGQQRGYDESYRGVVHEVNLLKKVRIEIAVNEEFVEPTIQAIISGARTGNIGDGKIFITELAEVIRIRTGEKGKTAVG; this is translated from the coding sequence ATGAAACTCATCACAGCAATGATTCAGCCGCACAGGCTGCAAGACGTGAAAGACGCGCTTTTTAAGGCCAACGTCACCAAGATGACGGTGTCGAATGCGCTGGGTTGCGGGCAGCAGCGCGGGTACGACGAATCTTACCGCGGAGTCGTGCACGAAGTTAATCTGCTGAAGAAGGTGCGCATCGAGATCGCCGTAAACGAAGAGTTCGTCGAACCGACGATACAGGCAATCATCAGCGGCGCCCGCACAGGCAACATCGGTGACGGAAAAATATTCATCACCGAGCTTGCCGAAGTAATTCGCATTCGTACAGGCGAAAAAGGCAAAACGGCCGTCGGGTGA
- a CDS encoding bifunctional riboflavin kinase/FAD synthetase, protein MGIITDLKDLPPLGNGSVVTMGDFDGLHTGHQVLISSTIAAAQKKQLPAILVTYEPSPKKILKKLAIDSRITTFAEKRDLLAQAGLDHAVFFPVTQKTLRISARTFLREFLLGSLKMKCLIMGNDHHFGHNRRGNARYLTAAARKYGFELHIVDEQVTHEKRTSSSRIRAALLAGDVAEAAAVLGRPYSVTGLVVHGQKRGAAIGFPTANVALDPEKLLPLSGVYAGTARLDDGRSLNAVANLGVKPTVGEHALGLEVHIPDFDEDLYGKELTFAFSDRIRGELRFSGIDELKAQIAKDVAAARLLRTKIVSLI, encoded by the coding sequence TTGGGCATCATTACTGACTTGAAAGACCTGCCCCCATTGGGCAATGGCTCCGTTGTCACCATGGGTGATTTTGACGGCTTACACACCGGGCACCAGGTGCTGATCAGCTCGACAATCGCCGCCGCCCAAAAGAAGCAGCTGCCGGCAATACTCGTCACCTACGAACCCAGCCCGAAAAAAATTCTGAAAAAACTTGCGATCGACAGCCGCATCACGACGTTTGCTGAAAAGCGCGACCTGCTCGCACAGGCAGGCCTCGACCACGCCGTTTTTTTTCCCGTGACGCAAAAGACTCTGCGCATTTCTGCCCGCACCTTCTTGCGCGAATTCTTGCTCGGCAGCCTCAAGATGAAGTGCCTCATCATGGGCAACGACCACCACTTCGGGCATAACCGCCGCGGCAACGCACGTTACCTCACGGCCGCCGCGCGAAAATATGGCTTCGAACTGCACATCGTCGACGAACAGGTGACGCATGAGAAACGCACCTCTTCATCGCGCATTCGGGCGGCGCTGCTCGCGGGCGATGTCGCCGAAGCTGCGGCAGTTTTGGGCCGACCCTATTCCGTTACGGGACTCGTCGTGCATGGCCAAAAACGCGGTGCCGCAATCGGATTTCCCACTGCGAACGTGGCTCTTGACCCTGAAAAACTGCTGCCGCTGTCGGGTGTTTACGCAGGCACCGCCCGTCTCGACGACGGACGCAGTTTAAACGCCGTTGCCAACCTGGGCGTTAAGCCGACCGTCGGCGAACATGCGCTCGGCCTTGAAGTGCACATTCCCGATTTTGACGAAGACCTCTACGGCAAAGAGCTCACCTTTGCGTTTTCTGACCGCATTCGAGGCGAGCTCAGGTTTTCGGGCATCGATGAACTGAAGGCACAGATCGCAAAAGACGTCGCCGCAGCGCGTTTGCTGCGCACAAAAATTGTGTCGCTGATCTGA
- a CDS encoding PilZ domain-containing protein yields MTLVAVAHQSLPGFARDLDAFENANTENSYFGILNILYYLKAKYTRIHFRYSGYVYIAHCEQIDQHEVLLTAHGFQETQERRAILQFEAYNRYYMSQVMVLRTNENGIYIQFPQQLSFLQRRRHIRLRFDDLFMRFTIMYSPIGHTRLDEKNLESRFPYVMQEIAREDVSLQTMYRMLVSEIQSISSDFEIVFFKNRDPATLTEAERVVQTQGKTFFVEDTMRVLSYTSPHAHPSLTNLSGLFEARSAEEGETAALKYIEGIRRQDARDFVVSYLMSPLTLFGEMQGYVRIETNQFDKRYINSMQAIDMHRLMELFSYAMSKSRIRSSHFDPSSVETRVVNISLSGLLLEFSDEAIFKYLMQHRRVKMLIPVLGDDLELFGEIVRFSHRAGFYYLGVLFFKSKPGDMIRLEKFIHENMLFQFL; encoded by the coding sequence ATGACCTTAGTGGCTGTCGCACACCAAAGCCTACCCGGATTCGCGCGCGATCTCGACGCGTTCGAAAATGCCAATACCGAGAACTCGTATTTCGGCATTTTGAACATTCTCTATTACCTTAAGGCCAAATATACCCGTATTCATTTTCGTTATTCGGGTTATGTCTACATTGCACACTGCGAACAGATAGACCAGCACGAGGTTCTGCTGACAGCGCACGGCTTTCAGGAAACGCAGGAACGACGTGCGATATTGCAGTTCGAGGCGTATAACCGCTACTACATGTCGCAGGTCATGGTGTTGCGGACTAATGAAAACGGCATCTATATTCAGTTTCCGCAGCAGCTGTCTTTTCTCCAGCGGCGACGCCATATTCGGCTGCGGTTCGATGACCTTTTTATGCGCTTTACCATCATGTATTCACCGATCGGGCACACCCGTCTCGACGAAAAAAACCTCGAGAGCCGTTTCCCTTATGTGATGCAAGAGATTGCCCGTGAAGATGTCTCGTTGCAGACGATGTACCGCATGCTCGTCAGTGAGATACAGAGTATCAGCTCAGACTTTGAGATTGTCTTTTTCAAGAACCGCGACCCCGCGACGCTCACCGAGGCGGAGCGCGTTGTACAAACGCAGGGCAAGACGTTTTTCGTCGAAGACACTATGCGGGTGCTTTCATACACCTCGCCTCACGCGCACCCGAGCCTCACGAACCTCAGCGGACTTTTTGAGGCGCGGTCGGCAGAAGAGGGCGAAACAGCGGCTCTCAAATATATCGAGGGTATTCGCCGGCAAGATGCGCGCGACTTTGTCGTCTCGTACCTGATGAGTCCCCTGACCCTGTTCGGTGAAATGCAGGGTTATGTGCGCATCGAAACCAACCAGTTCGACAAACGTTATATCAATTCGATGCAGGCGATCGACATGCACCGCCTCATGGAGCTTTTCTCGTATGCGATGAGCAAGTCGCGTATCCGTTCGTCGCACTTCGACCCGAGTTCTGTCGAAACCCGGGTCGTGAATATCTCACTTTCGGGCCTTTTGCTCGAATTTTCCGATGAAGCAATTTTTAAATACCTGATGCAGCACCGCCGCGTCAAGATGCTGATTCCTGTATTGGGTGACGACCTTGAGCTATTCGGTGAAATCGTGCGGTTCTCGCACCGCGCTGGTTTCTATTATCTGGGAGTACTGTTTTTCAAAAGTAAACCGGGTGACATGATTCGGCTCGAGAAGTTTATTCACGAGAATATGCTGTTTCAATTTTTGTGA
- the trxA gene encoding thioredoxin, which yields MGLVQEITDQNFTSKTGSGVVMVDFWAPWCGPCRMVAPVLEDLQKEMGEKVSIVKMNVDENPDTAMKFGITSIPTLMVFKNGEMVDRTVGAAPKEHYKTILGKHT from the coding sequence ATGGGCCTCGTACAAGAAATCACAGATCAGAATTTCACCAGCAAAACCGGCAGCGGTGTTGTCATGGTAGACTTCTGGGCTCCGTGGTGCGGGCCTTGCCGAATGGTCGCTCCGGTGTTAGAAGACCTGCAGAAAGAAATGGGCGAAAAAGTGTCGATTGTCAAAATGAACGTCGACGAAAACCCCGACACGGCGATGAAGTTTGGCATTACCAGCATTCCGACTTTGATGGTGTTCAAGAATGGCGAAATGGTCGACCGTACCGTGGGCGCAGCACCAAAAGAGCACTACAAAACAATTCTGGGAAAACACACCTAA